A window from Corynebacterium urealyticum DSM 7109 encodes these proteins:
- a CDS encoding alpha/beta fold hydrolase, protein MLGGLGLLGALVAPVANAEPQQLSWGDCPADVFVTKRAKCAEFQVPMDYSKPDGKKITLTMSKIPATGAKRGVIAGNPGGPGGSALEMFADNAAPDKLTGQRVKLPADVQEHYDLIAVQPRGLAHGETLNCSYGHLASGVIPTLAAGLFRDLCNLEQPGYSQQVTTANTARDLDRARQLLGEERLNLYGVSYGGVLMGTYATMFPQHTGKALIDSSASPESLWFKTGRDRESWRRDGLHDVFQWIADRDDEYHLGTTPLQVYQRWSAVIDKESGAPAQVTPPPAEIGDLPAGLKEHANVVLPAANQALPPAWRLGSAMVTLAKGKQQATLTSPLFTFTYFGALYNPEMRPKLAEYIRTGKQPKMEGQELGPNGRPVNPVTGKELTEEETMGLLEQMTSLGSVERSIVCNDNATPTKPEMLPQLFIDELTGGDSVSAIEGNLGSGRVCAGWPLPHPGAPINGEKLETKPLHVGFTNDSAVTGDAIWQMQKALGGEAVQVPGHAHGVMLVAPEKVAGKVSAYFNS, encoded by the coding sequence ATGCTGGGAGGCCTCGGGTTACTCGGTGCCCTGGTCGCCCCGGTGGCGAACGCAGAACCACAGCAACTTTCCTGGGGCGATTGCCCAGCAGACGTCTTCGTCACGAAGCGGGCGAAATGCGCGGAGTTCCAGGTGCCGATGGACTACTCGAAGCCCGATGGGAAGAAAATCACGCTCACGATGAGCAAGATCCCGGCGACCGGTGCCAAGCGCGGCGTCATCGCTGGCAACCCGGGCGGCCCGGGCGGCAGTGCGCTGGAGATGTTCGCGGACAACGCCGCGCCAGACAAGCTCACCGGGCAGCGGGTCAAGCTCCCCGCCGATGTGCAGGAGCACTACGACCTCATCGCGGTCCAGCCCCGCGGCCTGGCCCACGGGGAGACACTGAACTGCAGTTACGGGCACCTCGCCAGCGGCGTCATCCCGACCCTCGCCGCCGGGCTCTTCCGAGACCTGTGCAACCTCGAGCAGCCCGGCTACTCCCAGCAGGTCACCACCGCAAACACCGCCCGAGACCTCGACCGGGCCCGCCAGCTGTTGGGGGAGGAGCGACTCAACCTCTACGGTGTGTCCTACGGCGGAGTGCTCATGGGCACCTACGCCACGATGTTCCCGCAGCACACCGGCAAGGCCCTGATCGACAGCTCCGCGAGCCCCGAGAGCCTCTGGTTCAAGACCGGCCGCGACCGCGAATCCTGGCGCCGCGACGGGCTGCACGATGTCTTCCAGTGGATCGCCGACCGGGACGACGAGTACCACCTGGGTACCACGCCGCTGCAGGTCTACCAGCGCTGGTCAGCCGTCATTGATAAGGAAAGCGGGGCACCCGCGCAGGTGACACCGCCGCCGGCCGAGATCGGCGACCTGCCAGCAGGGCTGAAGGAACACGCCAACGTCGTGCTGCCCGCCGCGAACCAGGCGTTGCCGCCCGCATGGAGACTCGGCTCAGCCATGGTCACGCTCGCCAAGGGTAAGCAGCAGGCCACGCTGACTTCCCCGCTGTTCACCTTCACCTACTTCGGAGCGCTGTATAACCCGGAGATGCGGCCGAAGCTCGCCGAGTACATCCGAACCGGCAAGCAGCCGAAGATGGAAGGCCAGGAGCTGGGGCCGAATGGCCGGCCGGTCAACCCCGTGACCGGCAAGGAGCTGACCGAGGAAGAAACCATGGGCCTGCTGGAGCAGATGACCTCCCTGGGGTCCGTGGAACGCTCGATCGTCTGCAACGACAACGCCACGCCGACCAAGCCCGAGATGCTGCCGCAGCTGTTCATCGACGAGCTCACCGGCGGCGATTCGGTCTCCGCGATCGAGGGCAACCTCGGCTCGGGCCGGGTGTGCGCGGGCTGGCCGCTGCCGCACCCGGGTGCGCCAATCAACGGTGAGAAGCTGGAGACCAAGCCCCTGCACGTAGGGTTCACGAATGATTCGGCCGTCACCGGTGACGCCATCTGGCAGATGCAGAAGGCCCTCGGCGGCGAGGCCGTACAGGTGCCGGGCCACGCCCACGGCGTGATGCTCGTGGCTCCGGAGAAGGTCGCCGGCAAGGTCAGCGCCTACTTCAACAGCTAG
- a CDS encoding nucleoside hydrolase has translation MSTPSLTVVADVDTGIDDALALIYLYRLHLASRIDLSVTTSAGNCTADDAARNSAEVLRVAADQWGPSSLGRHRAQRGGGSDVSIPKITIGAAQPRVLPLVTTPETHGPRGLGYWLGEAGDARQAQAAESPGQAEESPAPGGSTSGGTAAAAVAHWAEAQPTHLLVCGPATNLAWAVEHAPEVLRGCQVVIMGGAFGYPGNTTPVAEWNAWVDPHALKHALQHWPTGAPLPVIAPLNMTEQVLLTPKRLRSWVRSLDAGQDIGQDIGQQAGRQADRQGDWAGTQAMSQLGQLLTAALEFYFEFHEQVGVGYQAQIHDLAAAMVLLEDVDCATREFHVDVEADSELTRGATLAFDPKPPFGQQLTPNARVLERLDAAGVLERFGELLAGRP, from the coding sequence GTGAGCACACCTTCCCTGACGGTCGTTGCCGACGTGGACACCGGCATCGACGATGCCCTCGCCCTGATCTACCTCTATCGGCTGCATCTAGCCAGCCGGATCGACCTCTCGGTGACCACCAGCGCCGGCAACTGCACTGCCGATGACGCCGCCCGTAATTCCGCGGAAGTCTTGCGCGTCGCCGCGGATCAGTGGGGACCTTCTTCTTTAGGACGTCACCGCGCCCAACGCGGTGGGGGTTCGGATGTTTCAATCCCGAAGATCACGATCGGCGCCGCGCAGCCGCGGGTGCTGCCTCTGGTGACGACGCCGGAAACCCACGGACCGCGGGGGTTGGGCTACTGGCTGGGAGAAGCCGGCGATGCTCGGCAGGCGCAGGCAGCAGAATCGCCTGGGCAGGCCGAAGAATCTCCCGCGCCGGGCGGCAGCACATCGGGTGGCACCGCGGCTGCAGCGGTGGCCCACTGGGCAGAAGCTCAGCCCACCCACCTGCTGGTGTGTGGTCCTGCGACGAACCTGGCCTGGGCTGTGGAGCATGCCCCGGAGGTGCTGCGGGGCTGCCAGGTGGTCATCATGGGCGGGGCATTCGGATATCCCGGCAACACCACCCCGGTCGCGGAATGGAACGCCTGGGTAGATCCGCACGCACTGAAACACGCCCTGCAACACTGGCCCACGGGTGCGCCCTTGCCGGTGATCGCCCCGCTGAACATGACCGAGCAGGTGCTGCTCACCCCAAAGCGGCTGCGCAGCTGGGTTCGCTCCCTCGACGCTGGGCAGGACATTGGGCAGGACATTGGGCAGCAGGCGGGTCGGCAGGCTGACAGGCAAGGCGACTGGGCAGGCACGCAGGCGATGTCACAGCTCGGCCAACTGTTGACCGCCGCGCTTGAGTTCTACTTCGAATTTCACGAGCAGGTTGGGGTCGGATACCAGGCGCAGATCCACGACCTTGCCGCCGCGATGGTGCTGCTTGAGGACGTGGACTGTGCCACCCGGGAGTTCCACGTGGACGTGGAAGCCGACTCCGAGCTCACTCGCGGTGCGACCCTGGCCTTCGACCCAAAACCGCCCTTCGGGCAGCAACTCACCCCGAATGCGCGAGTGCTGGAGCGCCTGGACGCCGCCGGGGTGCTGGAGCGCTTTGGCGAGCTACTTGCCGGGCGGCCTTGA
- a CDS encoding YibE/F family protein — protein sequence MAKHHKKTTPRWSTPQWVLAIGLAVFAIATLAALVVQWPHSSEEPKVTPAYQNSGYAGALTSGEVLFTRAAKCGATEIGVTSESIPEDKNPFAEKLCTQVIVRLTDGADEGKYTALESRHMPGEPELHEGDSIKLIHSHGTYAFQDYDRTGPLWAWVLATIVLIIAVGRWRGLRALVGLAITMVMILAFLLPALLRGGSPLWLAVTTAATVILLVVFLVHGMNWKSAAAMGGSLVAVAIATALSGLAIDSTSLRGLGDESNLQILLYLPELDITGLMLAGMIIGALGVLNDATIAQASTITELKRAEPDASPWQLFRNAMRVGEDHIASMVYTLVLGYAGVAIPMMLLLSISGRPIEQVLTSDVMATELLRSVTGAIALLLAIPLTTAIAAVTADPNSRDSGHAHIHTH from the coding sequence GTGGCCAAGCACCATAAGAAAACAACACCGCGGTGGAGCACACCCCAGTGGGTGCTGGCCATCGGACTGGCGGTATTCGCCATCGCCACCCTCGCCGCCCTCGTCGTGCAGTGGCCACACAGCAGCGAGGAGCCCAAGGTCACCCCGGCCTACCAAAATTCCGGCTACGCGGGAGCGCTGACCAGCGGCGAGGTGCTCTTCACCCGCGCCGCGAAGTGCGGGGCCACCGAGATCGGGGTGACCAGCGAATCCATCCCGGAGGATAAGAACCCCTTCGCGGAGAAGCTCTGCACGCAGGTCATCGTTCGACTCACCGACGGCGCCGACGAGGGCAAATACACCGCACTAGAGTCCCGCCACATGCCCGGCGAACCGGAGCTGCATGAGGGCGATAGCATCAAGCTGATCCACAGCCACGGCACCTACGCCTTCCAGGATTACGACCGCACGGGCCCACTGTGGGCATGGGTGCTGGCCACGATCGTGCTGATCATCGCGGTCGGCCGCTGGCGTGGGCTACGGGCGCTAGTGGGGCTGGCGATCACGATGGTGATGATCCTCGCTTTCCTATTGCCCGCGTTGCTGCGGGGCGGGTCCCCGCTGTGGTTGGCGGTGACGACGGCGGCGACCGTCATCCTTCTCGTCGTCTTCTTGGTCCATGGGATGAACTGGAAATCGGCGGCCGCGATGGGCGGTTCCCTGGTGGCGGTGGCCATCGCCACGGCGCTCTCGGGGCTAGCCATCGACTCCACCTCCCTGCGGGGCTTGGGGGATGAATCGAATCTGCAGATCCTGCTCTATCTGCCGGAGCTGGACATCACCGGGCTGATGCTGGCTGGGATGATTATCGGCGCGCTGGGCGTGCTTAATGACGCCACGATCGCGCAGGCCTCTACGATCACTGAGCTCAAGCGTGCAGAACCGGATGCGTCGCCCTGGCAGCTCTTCCGCAACGCCATGCGGGTCGGTGAGGATCACATCGCGTCCATGGTCTACACCCTGGTGCTGGGCTATGCGGGTGTTGCGATCCCCATGATGCTGCTGCTGAGCATCTCCGGCCGGCCGATCGAGCAGGTGCTTACCTCGGATGTGATGGCCACCGAGCTGCTGCGTTCCGTCACGGGCGCGATCGCGTTGCTGCTCGCGATTCCGCTGACCACCGCCATCGCGGCTGTGACCGCGGACCCAAACAGCAGGGATTCAGGGCACGCGCATATCCACACCCATTAG
- a CDS encoding choline/carnitine O-acyltransferase yields MTNNPVSNAAILKPLPLPELEDTLGRLRHVVSAVASTDQLAHTDEAIADFKQQEGPRLQAQLREFAEEKEAENSSWLAEQWLDDYLDVRTSLPVTTNVGFQARIDVAGEGLDRVARVIRRIAEVHLMQARGQMPEERDFRDNPLSSTQWRCFNGGLRHPNVDRDEILRCTKGARSRRIGVLHEGRMWNVPISDGSGHALSISTIRAALGKIVDAPAPEAEADGEAALAARPGFADMSYLGSGLLAEPFNEMIRDRDNAETYDQLRDQLFHVSLDSARGSEAELLRRAAFSTGLAWVYKPITYVISTVQNFQAMHVEHSTVDGATLVTALRRIQEVKVKDEAPGSPALARPEELTWVRVPEELASVGAPGGASVGAEPELRIVDAPRLPQDEIPFKFSAGAMSQLILTLAQELSFGRTRGVYEAVDMREYKAGRTECLRAATPEAVAFAKALIKAEDAESAAADAELREKLDAVLAAHRAWVKSCKAGAGIDRHLWALNFTAQKSEEGADGIALLKDEGVALALRDFLSTTSVGSADQIIRYAFAPTVAEGFGVNYTPDQDHIEYLVSYSESAEDPQWFLENLVAAGQLLADYLGALEK; encoded by the coding sequence ATGACGAATAACCCGGTATCCAATGCTGCAATTTTGAAGCCTCTGCCGCTGCCGGAACTAGAGGACACCCTGGGTCGGTTGCGGCATGTGGTCAGTGCCGTAGCCAGCACCGATCAGCTGGCCCACACCGACGAGGCCATCGCCGATTTCAAGCAGCAAGAGGGCCCGCGGCTGCAGGCTCAGCTGCGGGAGTTCGCCGAGGAGAAGGAGGCCGAGAACTCCAGCTGGCTGGCCGAGCAGTGGTTGGATGATTACCTCGACGTCCGCACCTCCCTCCCGGTGACCACGAACGTCGGTTTCCAGGCACGCATCGACGTCGCCGGTGAGGGTTTGGATCGGGTTGCTCGCGTCATCCGTCGCATTGCAGAGGTGCACCTGATGCAGGCGCGCGGGCAAATGCCGGAGGAGCGCGATTTCCGCGATAATCCGCTGAGCTCGACGCAGTGGCGTTGCTTCAACGGCGGCCTGCGCCACCCGAATGTGGATCGCGACGAGATCCTGCGCTGCACCAAGGGGGCGCGTAGCCGCCGGATCGGCGTTCTTCACGAGGGACGCATGTGGAATGTCCCCATTTCGGACGGCAGTGGGCATGCCCTGTCCATCTCCACGATCCGCGCCGCACTCGGCAAGATCGTCGATGCTCCAGCCCCGGAGGCTGAGGCGGATGGCGAGGCGGCTCTCGCCGCGCGCCCGGGTTTTGCGGACATGAGCTACCTGGGCTCGGGCCTGCTGGCGGAGCCCTTCAACGAGATGATCCGCGACCGGGACAACGCCGAGACCTATGACCAGCTGCGCGACCAGCTCTTCCACGTCTCTCTCGATTCGGCCCGCGGCTCCGAGGCGGAGCTGCTGCGGCGTGCTGCGTTTAGCACAGGGCTGGCCTGGGTCTACAAGCCGATCACCTACGTGATCAGCACGGTTCAGAACTTCCAGGCCATGCACGTGGAGCATTCCACGGTGGACGGCGCGACCCTGGTCACGGCGCTGCGACGCATCCAGGAGGTCAAGGTCAAGGACGAGGCCCCAGGTTCGCCGGCGCTGGCCCGCCCCGAGGAGCTGACCTGGGTTCGGGTGCCTGAGGAGCTGGCGAGCGTGGGCGCCCCGGGTGGGGCGAGCGTTGGCGCGGAGCCGGAGCTGCGCATCGTGGATGCCCCTCGCCTGCCGCAGGATGAGATTCCCTTCAAATTCAGCGCCGGTGCGATGAGCCAGCTGATCCTCACTCTGGCTCAGGAGCTGTCCTTTGGCCGCACCCGCGGGGTCTACGAGGCCGTGGATATGCGGGAGTACAAGGCCGGGCGCACGGAGTGCCTGCGCGCTGCGACCCCGGAGGCCGTGGCCTTCGCTAAGGCCTTGATCAAGGCGGAGGACGCGGAGTCCGCTGCGGCGGATGCGGAGCTCCGCGAGAAGCTGGACGCGGTGCTGGCCGCCCACCGCGCATGGGTGAAGAGCTGCAAGGCAGGCGCGGGCATCGATCGCCACCTGTGGGCACTGAACTTCACCGCCCAGAAGTCCGAGGAGGGTGCGGACGGCATCGCCCTGCTGAAGGACGAGGGGGTAGCGCTCGCGCTCCGGGACTTCCTCTCCACGACGTCGGTGGGTTCAGCGGATCAGATTATTCGCTATGCTTTTGCGCCGACCGTCGCCGAGGGCTTCGGTGTGAACTACACGCCGGATCAGGATCACATCGAGTACCTGGTGAGCTACAGCGAGAGCGCGGAGGATCCACAGTGGTTCCTGGAGAACCTCGTGGCTGCTGGCCAGCTGCTCGCGGACTACCTGGGGGCGCTGGAAAAATAA
- a CDS encoding urease subunit gamma, giving the protein MHLTAREQEKLLIVVAADVARRRKERGVKLNHPEAVAYITAELMEGARDGKTVAELMSEGQQYLTRDDVMEGVPEMISDVQVEATFPDGTKLVTVHNPIR; this is encoded by the coding sequence ATGCACCTCACAGCACGAGAGCAGGAGAAGCTTCTCATTGTTGTCGCCGCCGACGTGGCGCGTCGCCGCAAGGAGCGCGGCGTCAAGCTGAACCACCCGGAAGCGGTCGCGTACATCACCGCCGAGCTCATGGAGGGCGCCCGTGACGGCAAGACCGTCGCCGAGCTCATGAGCGAGGGCCAGCAGTACCTGACTCGCGACGACGTCATGGAAGGCGTCCCGGAGATGATTTCCGACGTCCAGGTGGAGGCCACCTTCCCGGACGGCACGAAGCTTGTCACTGTCCACAACCCGATCCGCTAA
- a CDS encoding urease subunit beta: MTISGEYFIGDEPIILNEGRETTTIEVTNTGDRPIQIGSHFHFYEINKAVEFDREAAYGKRLDIPAGTAVRLEPGDKRTVDLIDFGGHREVYGFNQQVNGKLD; the protein is encoded by the coding sequence ATGACCATTTCCGGTGAGTACTTCATCGGCGACGAGCCGATCATCCTGAACGAGGGTCGCGAGACCACGACCATCGAGGTCACCAACACCGGCGACCGCCCGATCCAGATCGGATCCCACTTCCACTTCTACGAGATCAACAAGGCTGTGGAGTTCGACCGCGAGGCTGCTTATGGCAAGCGTCTCGACATCCCCGCTGGCACCGCTGTCCGCCTCGAACCAGGCGACAAGCGCACCGTGGACCTGATTGACTTCGGCGGCCACCGCGAAGTCTACGGCTTCAACCAGCAGGTCAACGGCAAGCTGGACTAG
- the ureC gene encoding urease subunit alpha, with protein sequence MAYEISRQQYGELYGPTTGDGIRLADTDLVLRIEKDLTAKGDEVGFGGGKVIREGMGMNARMTRDEGVVDTVITNAIIVDHTGIYKADIGIRDGLIEGIGRAGNPDVQDDIDIPVGVNTEAYAGEHTIVTAGAIDTHIHFISPDQFDTALSNGTTTFIGGGTGPADGTKATTITPGEWHIHRMIEATSDAPVNIGLLGKGHAAVPGPLKAQIRAGAIGLKIHEDWGATRSAIDTSLRVADELDVQIAIHTDTLNEYGYLEDTIKAIDHRTIHTFHTEGAGGGHAPDIIAIAGEKNVIPASTNPTLPFTKNTVDEHLDMLMVCHHLNKDIPEDVAFADSRIRGETIGVEDVLHDLGVFSITSSDSQAMGRVGEVVLRTWQVAHINKQQRGPLEGDSEGNDNNRIKRYVSKYTINPAIAHGISHLVGSVEVGKMADLVLWEPRFFGIKPKVVLKSGQAAYSEMGDSNGSIPTPQPVTYRRNWGATGAASETAAVTFVPSVALQSGVEDKLRGGRALLEARDMREITKKDLKHNAATPKIEVDPQTYQVRLDGELVEGSKPTETLPMGQKYFLF encoded by the coding sequence ATGGCTTACGAGATTTCTCGTCAGCAGTACGGGGAGCTGTACGGCCCGACCACGGGTGACGGCATTCGTCTTGCTGATACCGACCTGGTCCTGCGCATCGAAAAGGACCTCACCGCCAAGGGCGATGAGGTCGGCTTCGGCGGTGGCAAGGTGATCCGCGAGGGCATGGGCATGAACGCCCGCATGACCCGCGACGAGGGCGTCGTCGACACCGTCATCACGAACGCGATCATCGTCGACCACACCGGCATCTACAAGGCCGACATCGGCATCCGCGATGGCCTGATCGAGGGCATCGGCCGCGCCGGCAACCCGGACGTCCAGGATGACATCGACATCCCGGTCGGCGTGAACACCGAGGCCTACGCCGGTGAGCACACCATCGTGACCGCAGGCGCGATCGATACCCACATTCACTTCATCTCCCCAGATCAGTTCGACACCGCACTGTCGAACGGCACCACCACCTTCATCGGTGGCGGGACCGGCCCAGCTGATGGCACCAAGGCCACCACGATCACCCCGGGCGAGTGGCACATCCACCGCATGATCGAGGCCACCTCCGACGCACCGGTGAACATCGGCCTCCTCGGCAAGGGCCACGCGGCAGTTCCAGGCCCCCTGAAGGCCCAGATTCGCGCGGGCGCCATCGGCCTGAAGATCCACGAGGACTGGGGTGCTACCCGCTCCGCCATCGACACCTCGCTGCGGGTTGCCGATGAGCTGGATGTCCAGATCGCTATCCACACGGATACGCTGAACGAGTACGGCTACCTCGAGGACACGATTAAGGCCATCGACCATCGCACGATCCACACCTTCCACACCGAGGGTGCTGGCGGTGGCCACGCTCCGGACATCATCGCCATCGCTGGCGAAAAGAACGTGATCCCGGCGTCGACTAACCCGACCCTGCCGTTCACCAAGAACACCGTCGATGAGCACCTCGACATGCTCATGGTCTGCCACCACCTGAACAAGGACATCCCGGAGGATGTCGCGTTCGCAGACTCCCGTATTCGTGGCGAGACGATCGGCGTCGAGGACGTGCTGCACGACCTCGGTGTGTTCTCCATCACCTCCTCCGACTCCCAGGCCATGGGCCGCGTCGGTGAGGTCGTCCTGCGCACCTGGCAGGTCGCACACATCAACAAGCAGCAGCGCGGCCCACTGGAGGGCGACTCCGAGGGCAACGACAACAACCGCATCAAGCGCTACGTCTCCAAGTACACCATCAACCCGGCCATCGCCCACGGCATCAGCCACCTCGTTGGCTCCGTGGAGGTTGGCAAGATGGCTGACCTGGTGCTCTGGGAGCCGCGCTTCTTCGGCATCAAGCCGAAGGTGGTCCTGAAGTCCGGCCAGGCTGCCTACTCCGAGATGGGCGACTCCAACGGCTCCATCCCGACCCCGCAGCCAGTGACCTACCGCCGTAACTGGGGCGCTACCGGCGCAGCCTCCGAGACCGCAGCAGTAACCTTCGTTCCGAGCGTCGCTCTGCAGTCCGGCGTCGAGGATAAGCTGCGCGGTGGCCGTGCCCTGCTCGAGGCACGCGACATGCGCGAGATCACCAAGAAGGACCTGAAGCACAACGCAGCCACCCCGAAGATCGAGGTGGATCCGCAGACCTACCAGGTCCGCCTGGACGGCGAGCTCGTCGAGGGCTCCAAGCCGACCGAGACCCTGCCAATGGGCCAGAAGTACTTCCTCTTCTAA
- the ureE gene encoding urease accessory protein UreE gives MIITEILGNRAQLSADEIAQYTEEKVKLPNLDLVKRIQRVTTDADREIGLRLPSEVKELKDGDILYQNDSLLITVEVLPTDVLVYRPRNTLEMGKVAHSLGNRHLQAQFFGEDSEYGETVMVLQYDHTVEDHLKHVDAQYSREDRVMPEAFRHAEHSH, from the coding sequence ATGATTATCACCGAGATTCTGGGGAACCGCGCACAGCTCTCCGCCGATGAGATCGCCCAGTACACCGAGGAAAAGGTCAAGCTGCCGAACCTCGACCTGGTCAAGCGCATCCAGCGCGTCACCACCGACGCAGACCGCGAGATCGGCCTTCGCCTGCCGTCGGAGGTCAAGGAGCTCAAGGACGGCGACATCCTGTACCAGAACGACAGCCTGCTGATCACCGTCGAGGTGCTGCCGACCGACGTCCTGGTCTACCGCCCGCGCAACACCCTGGAGATGGGCAAGGTCGCCCACTCCCTGGGCAACCGCCACCTCCAGGCCCAGTTCTTCGGTGAGGATTCCGAGTACGGCGAAACCGTCATGGTGCTCCAGTACGACCACACGGTCGAGGACCACCTCAAGCACGTCGACGCGCAGTACAGCCGCGAAGACCGAGTAATGCCGGAGGCATTTCGCCATGCAGAACACTCCCACTAA
- a CDS encoding urease accessory protein UreF, which yields MQNTPTKSKKNGKKTEQAETGPQHVPSAVRAQLAMLHFTDSALPTGGFSHSYGMETYLQRDDVHDPDTFATWLRAYLRQAAYNDGLICRFAAEVGAQINSGELDEDAAYARLTELDQLAHVSLVPRQVRDANSSMGTRMAKIGPVAVPESPILQRYCKDVREGELHGSPAIVHGLALGVLGLDISEAVRSYLMQLTVSLTQNGIRGIPIGQDAGQRVLSAMYPVINRTAEKIFTLGMIDLGMSSPGLEIAQIQHETHRSRMFMS from the coding sequence ATGCAGAACACTCCCACTAAGAGCAAGAAGAACGGGAAGAAGACCGAGCAGGCCGAGACCGGCCCACAGCACGTCCCCTCCGCGGTTCGCGCGCAGCTCGCAATGCTGCACTTCACGGACTCCGCGCTGCCCACCGGTGGCTTCAGCCACTCCTACGGCATGGAGACCTACCTGCAGCGCGACGACGTCCACGACCCGGACACCTTCGCGACCTGGCTGCGGGCCTATCTGCGCCAGGCAGCCTATAACGACGGCCTGATCTGCCGCTTCGCTGCAGAGGTCGGCGCGCAGATCAACAGCGGTGAGCTCGACGAGGACGCCGCCTACGCGCGCCTGACTGAGCTCGACCAGCTCGCGCACGTCTCCCTCGTGCCACGCCAGGTCCGCGATGCGAACTCCTCCATGGGCACCCGCATGGCCAAGATCGGCCCCGTCGCGGTGCCCGAGTCCCCAATCCTGCAGCGCTATTGCAAGGACGTCCGCGAGGGCGAGCTGCACGGCAGCCCCGCTATCGTGCACGGACTGGCCCTGGGCGTGCTCGGCCTGGATATCTCCGAAGCGGTGCGCAGCTACCTCATGCAGCTGACCGTCTCGCTGACGCAGAACGGGATCCGCGGCATCCCGATTGGCCAGGACGCCGGACAGCGAGTGCTCTCCGCGATGTACCCAGTCATTAACCGCACCGCGGAGAAGATTTTCACCCTGGGGATGATCGACCTCGGCATGTCCTCCCCCGGCCTGGAGATCGCGCAGATCCAGCACGAGACGCACCGTTCCCGCATGTTTATGTCCTAG
- the ureG gene encoding urease accessory protein UreG, which translates to MAPIKIGIGGPVGSGKTELIERITRALDGEIEMAAITNDIYTLEDAKILARNSVLDEDRIIGVETGGCPHTAIREDTSMNDAAYEEIVKRHPNLDIVFVESGGDNLSATFSPELVDFSIYIIDVAQGEKIPRKAGQGMIKSDLFVINKTDLAPYVGADLSVMEADSKNFRGEKPFVMTNLKTDEGLDGVLRWIREDVLMSDLAES; encoded by the coding sequence ATGGCACCTATCAAGATTGGTATCGGCGGCCCGGTCGGCTCCGGCAAGACCGAGCTCATCGAGCGCATCACCCGCGCCCTCGACGGCGAGATCGAGATGGCCGCGATCACGAACGATATTTACACCCTCGAGGATGCGAAGATCCTGGCACGCAACTCCGTCCTGGATGAGGACCGCATCATCGGTGTCGAGACCGGTGGCTGCCCGCACACCGCTATCCGTGAGGACACGTCCATGAACGACGCGGCCTACGAGGAGATCGTCAAGCGCCACCCGAACCTGGACATCGTCTTCGTCGAGTCCGGCGGCGATAACCTCTCCGCAACCTTCTCCCCGGAGCTCGTCGACTTCTCCATCTACATCATCGACGTCGCGCAGGGCGAGAAGATCCCGCGCAAGGCCGGCCAGGGCATGATCAAGTCCGACCTCTTCGTCATCAACAAGACGGACCTGGCACCCTACGTCGGCGCCGACCTGTCCGTCATGGAAGCCGACTCCAAGAACTTCCGCGGCGAGAAGCCCTTCGTCATGACCAACCTGAAGACCGACGAGGGCCTCGACGGCGTCCTGCGCTGGATCCGCGAGGACGTCCTGATGAGCGACCTGGCGGAGAGCTAA